In the Plodia interpunctella isolate USDA-ARS_2022_Savannah chromosome 6, ilPloInte3.2, whole genome shotgun sequence genome, one interval contains:
- the ppk23 gene encoding sodium channel protein Nach: MKVHPSTQGARLRNGNKPPGDDQLDGCSLFAASLRHQTTEFFNNSTLHGVRYIAEKERPFCEKFMWFSFTAVGAVTTCIIIVSLWEKFQTNPTITGLDTDFHNWDVPFPAVTICDLNPVDDELLQEYITNTWGEESPERAADMLRWLATLSYHTMGEVSEYLEDENLVGKSGAEAPGINQKEAVFSIVRRCESLFYDCEWKGDSEECCDLLVPVFTEMGFCYAFNSRHAEKIWPWQTQILSEQFTEAFIHETDAKWSFLFNSYRNDTNIDIYIHSTEEMAGLEQSAQHTWDRRVEKVSFSVKHTYTTEDARQLSIRQRRCIFADEQKLETSSIYTYSACMRQCRMQRCRSYCKCVPHFYPAVKGYRQCTIKELKCIAEHEAAITDVTRCSCELGCSHTVYEVEKLTEIDSMKTAGTTTSLETEFVSWPMVRYKREVLFGWVDLLVSFGGIAGLFLGFSLLSGVELIYYFTLRACCAAVRDADTLRRETAERLAQPKPPHDLSLVPWWKQPPAPRTPKPLLVRPKDQPPQYSPPPGYTSYLP, translated from the exons ATGAAAGTACACCCTTCCACACAAGGAGCTCGCCTTAGAAATGGCAATAAGCCGCCGGGAGATGATCAGCTCGATGGCTGTTCATTGTTTGCAGCCAGTCTACGTCATCAGACTACAGAGTTCTTCAACAATTCGACGTTACACGGTGTACGGTACATTGCGGAGAAGGAAAGACCTTTTTGTGAAAA GTTTATGTGGTTTAGCTTTACAGCAGTAGGCGCGGTTACGACGTGCATTATTATTGTGAGTCTTTGGGAGAAGTTTCAAACAAATCCTACGATCACAG GTTTGGATACAGATTTCCACAACTGGGACGTCCCTTTTCCAGCGGTTACAATTTGTGATTTGAACCCTGTTGACGATGAATTACTTCAGGAATACATTACAAA cACATGGGGTGAAGAGTCCCCGGAACGAGCGGCCGACATGTTACGATGGTTGGCGACGCTCAGTTATCATACCATGGGCGAAGTGTCCGAGTACCTCGAAGATGAAAACCTTGTCGGCAAATCTGGTGCTGAAGCTCCTGGGATAAACCAAAAGGAAGCAGTATTCAGT atCGTACGCCGTTGCGAAAGTCTGTTCTACGATTGTGAATGGAAGGGAGATTCTGAGGAGTGCTGCGATTTGTTGGTGCCTGTGTTTACGGAGATGGGATTCTGCTATGCATTCAACTCACGCCACGCCGAGAAGATCTGGCCTTG GCAAACTCAAATTTTATCGGAGCAGTTTACCGAAGCGTTCATCCATGAGACAGATGCGAAATGGTCTTTCTTATTCAACTCGTACCGTAATGACACTAATATCGAC ATATACATCCACTCGACCGAAGAAATGGCGGGTCTAGAACAAAGCGCCCAGCACACTTGGGACCGTCGCGTAGAAAAGGTTTCCTTCTCCGTGAAGCACACATACACAACGGAGGACGCCCGCCAGTTGTCCATAAGGCAGAGACGGTGTATCTTCGCTGATGAGCAGAAGTTGGAGACGTCCAGCATCTATACGTACTCCGCCTGCATGAGACAGTGCAGGATGCAGAGATGTCGCTCTTATTGCAAGTGTGTGCCGCACTTTTACCCGGCTGTCA AGGGTTACAGGCAGTGCACCATAAAGGAGCTGAAGTGCATAGCGGAACACGAGGCCGCCATTACGGACGTGACGCGGTGTTCCTGCGAGCTGGGCTGTTCCCATACCGTTTACGAAGTGGAGAAACTCACTGAGATTGA TTCAATGAAGACGGCAGGCACGACCACCTCGCTGGAGACGGAATTCGTGTCATGGCCCATGGTGCGTTACAAACGCGAAGTGTTGTTCGGCTGGGTCGATTTGTTGG TGTCATTCGGAGGTATAGCTGGACTCTTCCTTGGATTCTCTCTCCTATCTGGCGTGGAGCTGATCTACTACTTCACCTTGCGCGCGTGCTGCGCCGCGGTCCGTGATGCTGACACGTTGCGGCGGGAAACTGCTGAAAGATTGGCTCAGCCCAAACCACCTCATGACCTTAGCCTTGTGCCATG GTGGAAGCAGCCTCCAGCCCCGCGAACCCCAAAGCCTCTGTTGGTGAGGCCGAAAGACCAGCCGCCGCAGTACTCGCCACCGCCCGGATACACTTCATACCTGCCTTAA